One Gossypium hirsutum isolate 1008001.06 chromosome A08, Gossypium_hirsutum_v2.1, whole genome shotgun sequence genomic window, CGAAATACCTATAGTTTAAGTAACCTCAAACAATTCATTTGAGGGGGCTTCTTTTATATTTTCTAGACCAGAACACCATCTCTCTCTATCTTGACCTCTGTTGATATCGTGTATCGACAGAAGACAAGGACCTCGCctctcaaaaaaatgaaaaattactctTTTTATCCCTTCgaaaatgaagaaattatatattaatatattgtgaaattataaattaattttttgtccTCAATAAAAAACAGTTATTATCTAACTTATCTTTCGAAGAAATCCATGAACCGAAGCAAAGGGTATGACCGTAATTTAAAGCAAGACTAATGGGAAATATGTAAAAACAATCCGTCTTGGTTTGTTCTTCATGCCCTTGACGTTTTCTTCGCAAAACctcaaaatagaaaacaaaaaagaaagaacaagaaaatTTCTGAGCTTCCTTTTGGGTATTTTGTTGATCTTTTTTCTGATTCTTTTTAGGTTTTCTACACTTCTGTAGATTTGAATTTAAACTGGTAAGTTAAAGAGAATTCTtgtctaatttttttgtttaaaatttgctgcattttttgatagattaattgattttcttttttgattttcaGATTTTATCTAAAGGGTTCAAAAGGTGGGGTATTTTACATTGTGAGTGTTACCTTTCgctcattattatttatatttatttgtcaAATTGAGATTCTTATGTTCTTTTAAgcctttaaactttttttattttttttctttatgttaCGATTTCTTTTTGATGGATTAATCGTTGTTGATTGGATATGTTTATGTATTGTGTTATTGAACTGAAGAGCCTGGAAAATTTTTTGCAATGAAGTTAATAAAAGTTAATTAGaagattatatgtatatataattcatattaatatTGTAAAAGTCCTTTCTGAAGCTTCTTAATACTGAGTATATATTCATATCCTTGACTAATTATCAGGAAAGGAAAAGGAATTTATGAGTAAAAAGGAAAgagaaattgaagcttgaattaaatttttgatttgaaattttgaaatcatatatatatatctgtgtgTAAATTCTAGTACAAATTAATGAAGTCCAAAAAATCATAAAGAAAATAATGATACTTCCAAACAGACCTGGAATCGTGATGTTGATGaataagttttttatttatttatttatttttatgtaaaccATGGATTAAACCGTTATAAGGAAACCGAATGTTATCCTGTTAATTATCTTGTTCAATGACGGGTTTTGGAACTTGAGCTGATGTCCGAGGCTCTTCTTTGTTTGTTTCATTGTATTGTTGAATGTTGGTTGGTGGATCTTCAATTGTTTGAATTTCTCTTTTAAGTATCATATTAATTGGTTCATCGTTTGCATATTATGTATTTGGGtgtatatttgattatttaaaattgttttagtgcTTAATTTTGTGTTTGGGTGGCTTTATCAGGAAAGACTGAATGATCTAATGGAGACCAAGGGTGGGAAAAAGACTAAGTCCAATAGTAGTAGTAAATCCTTTTTCTATGAAGCTCCTTTAGGTTACAGCATTGAAGACGTTCGACCTCACGGTGGAATCAAGAAGTTCCGATCTGCTGCTTATTCCAACGTGATTTTTTTTACTTGGATTTTGTGGTCATCGTAAATATACTGATAGAATCTTTTGATTGACATCTTCTGATGCTTTTTATTGTTTTTGCAGTGCATCCGAAAGCCATCATGAGATTTGCGAAATTCATAGATAGTCCCGAAGCCTCAATCTCACTGCAATTATATCTAGTTTGTTTGTTTACTTGCTTGCTTCCTTATTCTCTAGTTCTTCCTTCTTTGTACGCTTGTTTATTTTAATCCAAGATGGCCTTCCCTGTCTCTGCAATCGGATTTGAAGGCTGTGAAAAAAGACTTGAGATTTCGTTTTTTGACCCTGGTTTTTCTGTTGATCCTCGAGGGATGGGCCTCCGTTCCTTATCCAAAGCACAATTGGATGAAATCCTAAAACTGGCTGAATGCACGATTGTTTCTTCACTTTCAAACAATCATGTCGATTCATATGTTCTTTCTGAATCAAGCCTCTTTGTCTACCCATACAAAATCATCATAAAGACTTGTGGCACTACGAAATTGCTCTTTTCAATCCCTGCTATTCTGAAACTGGCCAACAGCCTTTCACTTTCTGTACAGTCTGTTAGGTACAGTCGTGGGAGCTTCATATTTCCTGGGGCACAACCATTTCCACACCGTAACTTCTGTGAGGAAGTAGCAATCCTCGATCGCTTTTTTCTTAAGCTTGGTTCTCATAGAAAGGCTTATATTATGGGTGGTTCTGATAAAACAAAGAAATGGCATGTTTATTCAGCTTCTGCACGAACGAGTAGTCATTCAAATCCTGTGTATACTTTAGAAATGTGCATGACCGGTTTGGACAGGAAGAAAGCCTCTATCTTTTACAAAACTCATGCAAGTTCAGCAGCTTCAATGACCGAGCATTCAGGTATCCGAAAGATTCTTCCATACTCGCAAATATGTGATTTCAAGTTCGACCCTTGCGGTTACTCCATGAATTCGATTGAAAAGGGTGCAATCTCAACAATCCATGTCACCCCAGAAGATGGTTTCAGTTATGCTAGTTTCGAGGCATCTGGTTATGATTTTGAAACTCTGAATTCGAATCAACTGATCGAGAGGGTTTTGGCTTGTTTCAAACCAACCGAGTTCTCTGTATCTCTGCATGTTAACATGACCCGAGATGACCTCAGGTGTAGGATGCCATCTTATGTGAATGGATACTGTTGCGAAAAAAGGAGCTTTGAACAGCTCGGGAATGGGGGTTCAGTCATGTACTACAGCTTTGGTGGGGGTGACATGTGTGTGTCCCCTAGGTCAATTCTGAAATCATGCAGCTGGAATGAGGATGATCAAAGTGTTGGGGTTAGGCCTGCTCCATATCATTTGAGTGCTCTATAGCTTTCAATTCAATCTGTTTCAGGAAAAAGAGAATTGCAGTGGCTTTAAAGCTTTAAAGGTGAGGGACCAGAAGGATAAGGATGTTGAACtggaattatgttttgttttgttttgttttgtcttgtctggtttttgtttttaataatatttgtCTGTGTTGTTTTATCTTTGAATAAATGTATTTATCAGCTATATTGAGTGGCAAATGGGACTAGAATAAATTGTGGGATTCTTGTTACTGTAGCATTTCCGGGGAAAATATCAAGGAAGCCCCTGTACTTGGGGGTGGATtacattttggcttttcggttagtctttatattttgaaatgtgcaaattagtttattcgttaaaatttttctgttaaatgatgaatggaatattaatttaaatggttaattactaATTTGATCTCTAGATTATAATTAAgatatcattttgattttttttaaaattaacaataattttaaaaaaaattaaaaaatctgaaaataactataaaatattaaaattat contains:
- the LOC107916742 gene encoding S-adenosylmethionine decarboxylase proenzyme, whose translation is METKGGKKTKSNSSSKSFFYEAPLGYSIEDVRPHGGIKKFRSAAYSNCIRKPSSKMAFPVSAIGFEGCEKRLEISFFDPGFSVDPRGMGLRSLSKAQLDEILKLAECTIVSSLSNNHVDSYVLSESSLFVYPYKIIIKTCGTTKLLFSIPAILKLANSLSLSVQSVRYSRGSFIFPGAQPFPHRNFCEEVAILDRFFLKLGSHRKAYIMGGSDKTKKWHVYSASARTSSHSNPVYTLEMCMTGLDRKKASIFYKTHASSAASMTEHSGIRKILPYSQICDFKFDPCGYSMNSIEKGAISTIHVTPEDGFSYASFEASGYDFETLNSNQLIERVLACFKPTEFSVSLHVNMTRDDLRCRMPSYVNGYCCEKRSFEQLGNGGSVMYYSFGGGDMCVSPRSILKSCSWNEDDQSVGVRPAPYHLSAL